ACGCTCAATGCAATGGACTGGACTCCAGggtccccgtcttacaaagagacaCGAATGATCCGATATTTTAACAcacatacatcatatctagaaacaAACATATGCGTTTTAGATGTTAACGTTACTATAAAATTCCATAGTTTTAGTttaatcggatcaatcgcaactctttgtaagacgaggaacctgttaaggactgcatttagtgactcatgaataggacacacatctcaccaatcaaataatgcgggcgcgaagcgcgagctaaaatttgtgatatttaaaCCTGAcaatttgacattctaagcatttttgtaaccaggaacagaatgagcctaccttactaaacaataattcatGCAAGCGCGAAACGCAAGCCAAAAACttatgatattccaacctgaaaactagacattctaaacattttgtaaccatgaacaggaagAGTTGCTTACTAAACAATAACtgatgtgagcgcaaagcgagAGCCCAAAgatttgtgattttctaactagaatgtattatgttttagttttaaaaaggcatatcattttgaaagagggcatattccattttgaaaaaagggtattctTTTTTCctacggtttttttttttttggggggggggtggggggagtgCCCTCTGCCCCCTGGTTCCATTGCCCCTGATTTGATCTCTTGATTATGGCCAGTGATTAGAATTTAATCAACCGGTTTAATAAAGGCAAATGATTCGAGGATATAACAGGACATTCTGCGTGACACTAGATTGCGGCATTTTAATCGTCTTATTCGTCTTATTCTTATTGGaatttgttgtttatttattgTTGAGAGGGAAGCGATTATCAGACCGGTTCTCACTTAtaaccccaccccctcctctaGTCTTGCAGATAATACGCCGGGTAAATCTTCAATCAGAGGCTAATAGATAAATATAGCCAATGATCCAAATGATCTCTAAATACCCgcacataataatgataattgaaaaCACGGAGAAgtattttgtacttttattATAGATCGAACGCTCAAACAGAGGTGTCTTGTTAATTCCCTCTGGGAAAGGTAATACTTCCACGGAATGCACACTGGTACTTCTATAGGGTATTCCAATCTATGAATGCCTCTTTCAGTTACGAGCACATAAAAACGAATTATTTTAAGTGTTGCTATATTATGATAGGTAATCAGTAGCGTACGCAGGGTTTTTGAAAGGGGGTGGGGTTTCGagttgaatgaaaatttgacaagcaaacaaaaaagtaaaataaggttttcaccaaaaagagagaaaattttgtcttttcataacaaaacaaattgacaagaaaaaaaaaagtttcaaataaagccgaggggggggggggatttgaacccctgtaaccccctccccctgcGTACGCGCCTGTAGGGAATCCTTTTAGAGTTTCAGGGTTTTAGATTTTGGTTCAATCATGGAGCTCTATGGTTCAATTAAACGACCTTTATTCGTACTTGCTCAGGTTGTATAACTCGACTATTGTTGACTTCGATGATGTCAAGCCTTTTAATATACACATTTATTTTGAACTGTTTTGATAACATTCATTTAGGCCGACGTACTTTATCAAGAGAACACATGCTTTTTGTATTCCATTGGTGAAGTGCCAAGTAAACACTGATTGTTTCCTTTGTTTTCGCCGCTTATGCAAGTTTTCAAAATGCGTGCCCATAAACGTGACATAAACTTATAAAAAGGCCATGTTTCTCCTTTGTTGTGAATCACTGAGCAAGAGGTCTTCTTGGAGCGTACCTGGAGTGGATAACGGCTTTTCTCCCCAAAGTAAATCTGGTAAGTTGGTGTAAGACATTGCAGTTCTTCTATCAGTTTAAGTGATATCCTGAATTAAATAtaagttttattttataaaCAAGACCGTTGTTTGGTATGTTTGGTATgcttgggagggggggggggggcacgcaGTGCCCTAAGCCTGAGCTTTCGCGTATATGGCGAGTGGCCATGAACGTTCTGCAACATATAATTCGACAATTTTAGCAGTGTTTCGagtacacactgtaaaaacgctgtttaacattttaagcacgttgtttaagcccgtcactctaacaactattgtttaaaatttttatacaattgtttaaattttttaaacaagttgtttaaaaagtataaacaattacaaaaaagtttaaataaCTTGTTGTTattgacaggcttaaacaatgtgttattattttttttactgtgcatTAGTTTTCAGTCAGATATAGCATAACGTGTCGCCAGTGGCGTACGTACATTATGAGGGGGTGCATGCCCTGAGGCGCTTTCTCACCCCAAAAGAAATTTCGcgaccatgaaaaaaaaagagaaagggagagaaaaggaaagaaagagaaaagggtaaaatatgatattattttttgaataatatgtcaaaatccatcacaaaattggattcttgtattgtaataaaaatgtcgaaatttttgctcactcgaTCGCTTCGCTTGCTCGCGCTTTTGATATGGATCTcatgaaaagcgctatataagaataagatattaatgtcattatcattaacttttttttatataaatttgcCAGATGCGCCATTTCAAGTCCCctcaaatttttggctcattacgccactgcgtGTCACAGTCACGATGCACATGTGCTCGCCCAAGAATTTTTCCTACTTTTCAAGggcactttttttattttttatagcaAACCACCGTATGATTACTTTTAGCAATCAGGTAGTCGAGGTTACTAAGTGTATATGGGAAAAATGAGCCAGAGTGGGGAAATCTCATATACTATTCTATAGTAGCATTACTAGAAAATATAGgaattatataaatattcaattaATTTAGGTACTCAACGTTCGAACCCACCATCTCTCTTCCATTTCAGGTGGTATTAGTATAACCATGGCTCATCTAAGCCAGAATATACTTCTACTTATGCTGCTTGTTCCTGCGACTCTGGCATGTGTCAGGAGTTTAGGAGGAGGTGCTACCTACGATGGACCTGATCAATGTCATGGTTTGCAGTGCCCAAGATACAGAACCGTCACAGAGGTTCCCAAGGTGAGAATCTCCCTTGGACGGCTCATTTTAAGAAATGGAAgtttgaattataatttttgtcatcTGCACATGTATCATTGTATGTATCCTGTTAACTGTGTATAAGCATAATACTTGCCATCAAAGTTGTGTTAAATATCATGTATTGTgccattgcataaaactttccgcttttttttgtttttttttaaattatcatttatgtttttttgttcTAATGATGTTATGATCATTTGTAAATAGTTtaattatgtttgattttttagttttgtttatACTTGGTCCGTGttgacccaataaaacatataaatacaaaaaaagaatcCCCCTTGGAAGAGCAACTATGCTTTTTGTTGGCAAGTATCATTATTCATATCTTTATcgtatatcattttcataatgtaGTGATATGACACAAAGATATCAGAAATCATTCTTTGATTTTAATGCAGGATAAGGTAGGAAGAAGTAGGATATAATATAGTGGTTATGTCTCCGGAcgttattttgataaaatcgtTCAGGGTTCGATTCCCGCCGTGGTACGAACGTCCTCGGCAAGTGACCTTGATCTACATTTGCcacacttgacccaggtgaggtttATGGCCTAATACGCGGTAGGAATAGTCTTCGAAATGCTTCAAGCCCCTTGTTTGCAGTTATGATAAAACCGGGGTATAATAATGTAAAAGTTTGTAgtgaatacatatatatatataatttcttaCAAATcttcttttgatattttcataattacgAATGGCTATTTATTCAATATctgatttgttttcttctatTTGTAGAAATACGAGAAGCGAGTTTATGAGCCCGCCAAGTGGGTATCTACTACAGTAATGGGTCTTACTCATGATGAAGCTACAAGTACTGGATTCATGAGACTTTTCGACTACATAGATGGTGAAAATGACGAAAGTAAGTCCTTTATATTACAACTTTGGTGTACACAACACTTTTTACCCCTGGGCAAGGGTGGCGTCAGGACAATTTGATAGGAGTGGGGAAGGGGGCAGGGGGCTAGACGACCTAAGGTTGacgtcatattttttcttaacaGAACTATATAGAGGTATTGTAGATGTATTCACGACCAAGGCGTCTCCCTTTTATACCATTTTCTTTCCTTGATCTccttttctccccttttctccctttACATTACTACGGGGAAAAAAGCTGTTGACTGCCCCCTTTGGCACCACTCCTACTGTAGGGGCTCgcttcataaaaaatataaataaaacgGGAAATTTTGCCATTATTTTACCTTGTCAAACCTTGGAAGTTAAAGTAATTGTAACTGTAACGGTAGAATTGGTGTCCTAGCTTATACACAACAATCTTATTTGTTCCTATTTACCAATGATATGATAAACCCCAGATCTATTAGTCTGCATCATAAAATGGTGAACCTTCTGAAGTTTACACCGGCAGGGCAGTAGACTGCAAATCACCAGTGTGCTGCTCACGTGTGGGTCAGAGTGTTGCTCTGAAACTTTCTAcagatattttgttctttatattagGATCCAATAAGTTCCAAGCTCTAATAGTTCTTGGAAAGAATTAATTTTTGTAAGTTTCTGTCCGGGTGATATCCTAATCACATGACTGGCTGAAATCTGTATATGACTGGTCATTTATTTTAGCTTTTTCTAATGACTGATACTGACGACTATCATAGTTCCGTTGCCCAGCCATAGGTTTTgagataaaaatgaattatgataaaagtaGGATGCACTTCACAATCTTGCACACCATATATAAAACACATCATTTCCGGGAATTAGATTAGTTACCTGCATGCACTTGAAAAGTCGTTACCTAGCAACAAAGTTATTCATTtcgatttctttttttccttccagaAAAGAAGGTTGAGATGACCGCTCCCGTTGCGGTAAGGGTCATCCCTGGACAAGGTCCAGCTTGTGAAACCAATTTCACCATCTATTTCTTCGTTCCCTTCGAGTACCAAGAAGCATCCAATCCACCCCCTAACCCAAGCAATCCTAATATTAGCATCGTTGACTTCCCAGAGTTGACGGTTTATGTTGGGTAAGTACATTTTGCATCCAATTTGCGTATTTCTTATAAGTGAATAGATTGACAGTAAAGCTAGCACTGGGACAGATTGTGCTTTGATTTTAAATACTTTGTTAGTTGGAATGAAAGTGAGTTCCTAATAAGATATTAGAATACTAAATTAGAATATGTATACATATTCATCATTTAATGTCATCGAGAAATGAAACTGCTTTTATTTGCTGTTCAAACCAGTCATTTCGATTGGCTGGTATTGTCTTTGTCTCAGTTAACTTTGAATATAAATGGCATTAGCACTTGAGACATAGGCTcgtttattgattaaaaaataattttaattcattgatAAATTTGAGAAAAAGCACATTTTCTAACTTAAGTATTATTAAAAGGAAAAGTCATATTTATACCCCTGATAGAATCAACATTAGATATACAATTTTATAGTGATATTTTAAACGCAGTTGTGtaaattacttttgttttcatgcagaAAATTTGGAGGAAGGGCTGAGGACGATGACTGGATTGAGAACGAAACAAAACTGGGAAACATCTTGATCGAACTGGGAATAACCTTTGAAGAGTCAGTGTACTATACAGCCGGTTATGATAGCCCGTTCAGATTATGGTACAGACATAATGAGGTCTGGCTTCTCGCAAAAGACGCGGAAGACGCAGGAGATACGAATGTAATAGAGTCTTTGTAAGAACTCAATAAAAACATTACAGTTATCTATCGATGACGTATTCGTGACGTAACGCAATATAGTCACTGATACAACTCGCTGCATTAAGTGGACATCGTTTGGTCACAACTCGGAAGGAAAATAGAATTACGAACGTATTTAGTTATGGAAGTGTGGATACATTGTATGACGTAAATAAGTATAGACCAATGTCTACCCAAGCGATAATTGTTAGTGAGATGATTCCTTGGTATAACAATGAAGTGATTTAAATTGCACAATAAAAATGATCACTAATTATTATTTAAGTTACTGAATGCGCAATAAActtaataaaatcaatattcaatCGCAGTTGGAGTAATCGTAGATGATATACCACCCTGTAATTGATCGTGTAcgtgacttgaaaaaaaaaagaaacatttatcTACATCTACACTCTGCAGATTTCTCTTTTCGGCAATGATTATCTGTACAAAACATCTGAACAGCTCGAATTCCAGATATTCCTGTGCACGTCGCTATAGGACTTTTGATTTGATCAGTGGAGGCCGGGTGCAAAACCTAGATTTTGACAatattccccccaaaaaacataTTGGGTTTAgaaaattatgtatatattctTTCATCTTACCAATATTTGTTTTCCAAATGCATATCATATACGcagtaaaataaaatcaaacaattggAAATGTATAATGTTTATGACTCCGCGGTTGTATGCAAATTTTCGGTTTTGGTTGAAAGAgtgttaatatatatatatatatatatacatatatatatatatatgcttgaATTATTCCAAGTAATAAAAAAACGTAAACCATGTTGTCTAATTAAGCTTTTTCTGTTGTGCAggtaaaactttatttcacctTGTTTTCTACATTtgcttgtttgcttttttttttttatctatgcAGTAGTTTGATAAAGCTTACAaccatttattatttgtttcatttacatTTGTCTGATAAAGCAATAAACCTGAGAAAGGCCAGGTGCCAAAATAAAAGTGAATTAAGGATTCAGTCTCTTTCAagtttatatattgtatataagtttaaaaaaaaattgtgagatTAGGAATTTATGAATACAGAAACGAGATGAGAAAAAGGGGGGGAAATGCAAatataagtgtgtgtgtgtgggggggggggggttgtgtgAGAGATTAGGAATACAGAAACG
Above is a window of Lytechinus pictus isolate F3 Inbred chromosome 15, Lp3.0, whole genome shotgun sequence DNA encoding:
- the LOC129277610 gene encoding heme-binding protein 2-like; translated protein: MFLLCCESLSKRSSWSVPGVDNGFSPQSKSGGISITMAHLSQNILLLMLLVPATLACVRSLGGGATYDGPDQCHGLQCPRYRTVTEVPKKYEKRVYEPAKWVSTTVMGLTHDEATSTGFMRLFDYIDGENDEKKKVEMTAPVAVRVIPGQGPACETNFTIYFFVPFEYQEASNPPPNPSNPNISIVDFPELTVYVGKFGGRAEDDDWIENETKLGNILIELGITFEESVYYTAGYDSPFRLWYRHNEVWLLAKDAEDAGDTNVIESL